A genomic region of Dunckerocampus dactyliophorus isolate RoL2022-P2 chromosome 10, RoL_Ddac_1.1, whole genome shotgun sequence contains the following coding sequences:
- the abl2 gene encoding tyrosine-protein kinase ABL2 isoform X4, producing the protein MLLRCLQANSFEEEWTALSGQHLHTGFRQRPEPGQTALHRPFGLDSAALTEAVRWSSKENLLGAAESDPNLFVALYDFVASGDNTLSITKGEKLCVLGYNQNGEWSEVRSKNGQGWVPSNYITPVNSLEKHSWYHGPVSRSAAEYLLSSLINGSFLVRESESSPGQLSISLRYEGRVYHYRINTSSDGKVYVTSESRFATLAELVHHHSTVADGLVTTLHYPAPKCNKPTVYGVSPIHDKWEMERTDITMKHKLGGGQYGEVYVGVWKKYNLTVAVKTLKEDTMEVEEFLKEAAVMKEVKHPNLVQLLGVCTLEPPFYIVTEYMPHGNLLDYLRDCDKEEVNAVVLLYMATQISSAMEYLEKKNFIHRDLAARNCLVGENHVVKVADFGLSRLMTGDTYTAHAGAKFPIKWTAPESLAYNTFSIKSDVWAFGVLLWEIATYGMSPYPGIDLSQVYDLLEKGYRMEQPEGCPPKVYELMRACWQWSPLDRPSFAEIHQAFETMFHDSSISEEVAEELCKTASSGRSGPLHSLSHDTPLLPSKSRALLKHTENKENIEGGLDGRPDHGTHSPSGWTSLLGGDGRSSSSPALPRKQQPRDKSPSSLLEDTLDMGTFTRDRKTSFFSSFIKKKSSSSSCSPSSQHQQNLPTPPKRSSSFREMETQPHKKYEPTADFSAPPPLPQSDSIGGFSASPSHSHGEPAQAQSRCCGAAFGQKPSGGGFVSQVTSGSSWGGLAGFFTPRLIKKTLGLRTGKAVCSGDGGTMVGGPKPLPRSNSTSSMSSGLPDLERIALTLPRNRSAKTPLERTASTTSQPENGTTRPTETLLRRMDEGTAQIRERPKAKLLPRSTASEGRAACVGGEVGESDGVCRVREEGVQQSWSSPSKTSSSAAAGTQTHNHKVPVLISPTLKNSPGDVHLVGLDSQGNRFKLLSDHQADRDRPRLVKPKCAPPPPPTLRSMQHSYSSEGEEQVVATQVEINGDTLKGHKSGRLSGGVTMCRPTVPPPQVPAASSPANTTPTKMANGSPSTTSSSHSKVGLRRTRQQSERVPLERVSREALLECAECLSNVLHSSPESPSSSQVLDAGHQLLDYCSGYVDCIPQMRNKFAFREAVGKLELSLQELRASSSGGGGGLSCVGSNAVIDNLHSCIKEISDVVQR; encoded by the exons ATGCTTTTGAGGTGCCTGCAGGCAAATAGTTTCGAAGAAGAATGGACGGCCCTGAGCGGCCAGCATCTCCACACTGGCTTTAGGCAGAGACCTGAGCCTGGACAAACAG CTCTCCACAGGCCGTTCGGCCTGGACTCTGCGGCCCTGACAGAGGCGGTACGCTGGAGCTCCAAGGAAAACCTGCTGGGAGCGGCTGAGAGCGACCCCAACCTGTTTGTTGCACTTTATGACTTTGTTGCCAGTGGAGACAACACGCTCAGCATCACGAAAG GCGAGAAGCTGTGTGTGTTGGGCTACAACCAGAATGGAGAGTGGAGCGAGGTTCGCTCTAAGAACGGCCAAGGTTGGGTCCCGTCCAACTACATTACGCCTGTCAACAGTCTGGAGAAACATAGCTGGTACCACGGACCCGTGTCTCGCAGTGCCGCCGAGTACTTGCTGTCGTCTCTCATCAATGGCAGCTTCCTTGTCCGGGAAAGTGAGAGCAGTCCCGGACAGCTGTCCATTTCCCTCCGCTATGAGGGGAGAGTCTACCACTACCGGATCAACACTTCCTCAGATGGCAAG GTATATGTGACGTCTGAGAGCCGCTTTGCCACCCTGGCCGAGCTGGTCCACCACCATTCCACAGTAGCCGACGGCCTGGTCACCACACTGCACTACCCAGCGCCCAAGTGCAACAAGCCCACCGTGTACGGCGTGTCGCCCATCCACGACAAGTGGGAGATGGAGCGTACCGACATCACCATGAAGCACAAGCTGGGAGGAGGCCAGTACGGCGAGGTGTACGTGGGCGTGTGGAAGAAATACAACCTCACAGTGGCGGTCAAGACACTCAAG GAGGACACCATGGAAGTTGAGGAATTTCTGAAAGAGGCTGCTGTAATGAAGGAAGTAAAACATCCAAACCTTGTTCAACTTCTAG GTGTGTGTACTTTGGAGCCTCCGTTTTACATCGTGACCGAGTACATGCCACATGGCAACCTTCTGGACTACTTGAGAGACTGTGACAAGGAGGAGGTGAATGCTGTGGTTCTGCTCTACATGGCCACACAGATCTCCTCTGCAATGGAATACTTGGAGAAGAAGAATTTCATCCACAG GGATTTAGCGGCGAGGAACTGCCTGGTTGGGGAGAATCATGTTGTTAAGGTGGCAGACTTTGGTCTTAGCAGGTTGATGACTGGCGACACCTACACTGCGCATGCTGGGGCCAAATTCCCCATCAAATGGACCGCGCCCGAGAGCCTTGCCTACAACACCTTCTCAATCAAATCTGATGTATGGG CTTTTGGGGTCCTGCTGTGGGAGATTGCCACCTACGGTATGTCTCCGTACCCAGGCATTGATTTGTCTCAGGTCTATGACCTTCTGGAGAAGGGCTACCGCATGGAACAGCCCGAGGGATGCCCGCCAAAGGTCTATGAGCTTATGAGAGCAT GCTGGCAATGGAGTCCATTAGACAGGCCATCTTTTGCAGAGATCCACCAAGCTTTTGAAACTATGTTCCATGACTCCAGCATCTCAGAag AGGTGGCAGAGGAGCTCTGCAAGACAGCCTCCTCTGGTCGCAGTGGTCCACTTCACTCGTTGAGCCATGACACGCCCCTGTTACCTTCCAAATCTCGTGCACTCCTCAAGCACACGGAAAACAAGGAGAATATCGAGGGTGGGCTGGACGGGCGGCCAGACCACGGCACTCACAGTCCCTCAG GCTGGACTTCTTTGTTGGGAGGCGACGGACGCTCAAGCAGCTCCCCAGCACTACCCCGAAAACAGCAGCCACGTGATAAATCACCCAGCAGCCTTTTAGAGGACACACTGGACATGGGGACGTTCACACGAGACCGCAAGACCAGCTTCTTCAGCTCCTTCATAAAAAAGAAGTCATCGTCGTCTTCCTGCTCACCATCCTCCCAGCACCAACAGAACCTCCCGACGCCTCCCAAAAGGAGCAGTTCCTTTCGAGAGATGGAGACGCAACCCCACAAGAAATATGAGCCCACTGCTGATTTCAGCGCTCCACCGCCGCTGCCACAGTCAGACAGTATAGGGGGCTTCTCTGCCTCTCCTTCTCATTCCCATGGAGAGCCCGCGCAGGCTCAGTCACGCTGCTGTGGAGCGGCATTTGGACAGAAGCCTTCTGGTGGAGGATTTGTTTCACAGGTAACAAGCGGCAGCAGCTGGGGAGGACTTGCCGGCTTTTTTACCCCCAGGCTTATCAAAAAGACCCTTGGGCTACGGACAGGAAAGGCGGTCTGCTCAGGGGATGGTGGAACCATGGTGGGAGGGCCTAAACCCTTACCTAGGTCCAATTCTACCTCCTCAATGTCATCTGGGTTGCCAGACTTGGAGCGTATTGCCCTGACTTTACCCAGGAACCGCAGTGCTAAAACACCTCTGGAGAGAACTGCCTCCACAACCTCCCAGCCAGAGAATGGGACCACACGGCCCACTGAAACTCTGCTCAGGAGGATGGATGAGGGGACCGCACAGATCAGGGAAAGACCCAAAGCCAAGCTGCTACCCCGAAGCACTGCTTCAGAAGGGAGGGCCGCATGTGTGGGTGGGGAAGTCGGGGAATCCGACGGCGTGTGTCGGGTGAGAGAGGAGGGCGTACAGCAGAGCTGGTCGTCCCCCTCTAAGACTTCTAGTTCAGCTGCTGCAGGTACACAAACTCACAACCACAAAGTTCCAGTTCTCATATCCCCCACGTTGAAGAACAGCCCAGGGGACGTACACCTCGTCGGGCTGGACTCTCAGGGGAACCGCTTCAAGCTGCTGTCCGATCACCAGGCGGACCGGGACAGGCCACGGCTAGTCAAACCCAAATGTGCCCCACCGCCTCCGCCAACCTTACGCAGCATGCAGCACTCCTACAGCAGTGAGGGAGAAGAGCAGGTAGTAGCCACACAGGTCGAAATCAACGGAGACACTTTAAAAGGTCATAAGTCAGGGCGGTTGTCAGGAGGAGTGACCATGTGTAGACCGACAGTTCCACCACCACAAGTGCCTGCTGCTTCCTCCCCTGCCAACACAACTCCCACTAAAATGGCCAACGGATCACCCAGCACCACCTCCTCCTCACACTCCAAAGTGGGACTGCGGCGAACCAGACAGCAGTCAGAAAGAGTGCCGCTGGAGCGTGTGAGCCGCGAGGCCCTACTGGAGTGCGCCGAGTGCTTGAGCAACGTCCTCCACAGCAGCCCCGAAAGCCCTTCCAGCAGCCAAGTACTGGACGCTGGCCACCAGCTGCTGGACTACTGCTCTGGTTACGTGGACTGCATCCCCCAGATGAGGAACAAGTTTGCCTTCCGGGAGGCGGTGGGGAAGCTGGAGCTCAGCCTGCAGGAACTGAGGGCCTCGTCTTCAGGAGGTGGTGGGGGGCTGAGCTGCGTGGGGTCCAATGCCGTAATAGACAACCTGCACAGCTGTATCAAAGAGATTAGCGATGTAGTTCAGAGGTAG
- the abl2 gene encoding tyrosine-protein kinase ABL2 isoform X3 — translation MLLRCLQANSFEEEWTALSGQHLHTGFRQRPEPGQTEALHRPFGLDSAALTEAVRWSSKENLLGAAESDPNLFVALYDFVASGDNTLSITKGEKLCVLGYNQNGEWSEVRSKNGQGWVPSNYITPVNSLEKHSWYHGPVSRSAAEYLLSSLINGSFLVRESESSPGQLSISLRYEGRVYHYRINTSSDGKVYVTSESRFATLAELVHHHSTVADGLVTTLHYPAPKCNKPTVYGVSPIHDKWEMERTDITMKHKLGGGQYGEVYVGVWKKYNLTVAVKTLKEDTMEVEEFLKEAAVMKEVKHPNLVQLLGVCTLEPPFYIVTEYMPHGNLLDYLRDCDKEEVNAVVLLYMATQISSAMEYLEKKNFIHRDLAARNCLVGENHVVKVADFGLSRLMTGDTYTAHAGAKFPIKWTAPESLAYNTFSIKSDVWAFGVLLWEIATYGMSPYPGIDLSQVYDLLEKGYRMEQPEGCPPKVYELMRACWQWSPLDRPSFAEIHQAFETMFHDSSISEEVAEELCKTASSGRSGPLHSLSHDTPLLPSKSRALLKHTENKENIEGGLDGRPDHGTHSPSGWTSLLGGDGRSSSSPALPRKQQPRDKSPSSLLEDTLDMGTFTRDRKTSFFSSFIKKKSSSSSCSPSSQHQQNLPTPPKRSSSFREMETQPHKKYEPTADFSAPPPLPQSDSIGGFSASPSHSHGEPAQAQSRCCGAAFGQKPSGGGFVSQVTSGSSWGGLAGFFTPRLIKKTLGLRTGKAVCSGDGGTMVGGPKPLPRSNSTSSMSSGLPDLERIALTLPRNRSAKTPLERTASTTSQPENGTTRPTETLLRRMDEGTAQIRERPKAKLLPRSTASEGRAACVGGEVGESDGVCRVREEGVQQSWSSPSKTSSSAAAGTQTHNHKVPVLISPTLKNSPGDVHLVGLDSQGNRFKLLSDHQADRDRPRLVKPKCAPPPPPTLRSMQHSYSSEGEEQVVATQVEINGDTLKGHKSGRLSGGVTMCRPTVPPPQVPAASSPANTTPTKMANGSPSTTSSSHSKVGLRRTRQQSERVPLERVSREALLECAECLSNVLHSSPESPSSSQVLDAGHQLLDYCSGYVDCIPQMRNKFAFREAVGKLELSLQELRASSSGGGGGLSCVGSNAVIDNLHSCIKEISDVVQR, via the exons ATGCTTTTGAGGTGCCTGCAGGCAAATAGTTTCGAAGAAGAATGGACGGCCCTGAGCGGCCAGCATCTCCACACTGGCTTTAGGCAGAGACCTGAGCCTGGACAAACAG AAGCTCTCCACAGGCCGTTCGGCCTGGACTCTGCGGCCCTGACAGAGGCGGTACGCTGGAGCTCCAAGGAAAACCTGCTGGGAGCGGCTGAGAGCGACCCCAACCTGTTTGTTGCACTTTATGACTTTGTTGCCAGTGGAGACAACACGCTCAGCATCACGAAAG GCGAGAAGCTGTGTGTGTTGGGCTACAACCAGAATGGAGAGTGGAGCGAGGTTCGCTCTAAGAACGGCCAAGGTTGGGTCCCGTCCAACTACATTACGCCTGTCAACAGTCTGGAGAAACATAGCTGGTACCACGGACCCGTGTCTCGCAGTGCCGCCGAGTACTTGCTGTCGTCTCTCATCAATGGCAGCTTCCTTGTCCGGGAAAGTGAGAGCAGTCCCGGACAGCTGTCCATTTCCCTCCGCTATGAGGGGAGAGTCTACCACTACCGGATCAACACTTCCTCAGATGGCAAG GTATATGTGACGTCTGAGAGCCGCTTTGCCACCCTGGCCGAGCTGGTCCACCACCATTCCACAGTAGCCGACGGCCTGGTCACCACACTGCACTACCCAGCGCCCAAGTGCAACAAGCCCACCGTGTACGGCGTGTCGCCCATCCACGACAAGTGGGAGATGGAGCGTACCGACATCACCATGAAGCACAAGCTGGGAGGAGGCCAGTACGGCGAGGTGTACGTGGGCGTGTGGAAGAAATACAACCTCACAGTGGCGGTCAAGACACTCAAG GAGGACACCATGGAAGTTGAGGAATTTCTGAAAGAGGCTGCTGTAATGAAGGAAGTAAAACATCCAAACCTTGTTCAACTTCTAG GTGTGTGTACTTTGGAGCCTCCGTTTTACATCGTGACCGAGTACATGCCACATGGCAACCTTCTGGACTACTTGAGAGACTGTGACAAGGAGGAGGTGAATGCTGTGGTTCTGCTCTACATGGCCACACAGATCTCCTCTGCAATGGAATACTTGGAGAAGAAGAATTTCATCCACAG GGATTTAGCGGCGAGGAACTGCCTGGTTGGGGAGAATCATGTTGTTAAGGTGGCAGACTTTGGTCTTAGCAGGTTGATGACTGGCGACACCTACACTGCGCATGCTGGGGCCAAATTCCCCATCAAATGGACCGCGCCCGAGAGCCTTGCCTACAACACCTTCTCAATCAAATCTGATGTATGGG CTTTTGGGGTCCTGCTGTGGGAGATTGCCACCTACGGTATGTCTCCGTACCCAGGCATTGATTTGTCTCAGGTCTATGACCTTCTGGAGAAGGGCTACCGCATGGAACAGCCCGAGGGATGCCCGCCAAAGGTCTATGAGCTTATGAGAGCAT GCTGGCAATGGAGTCCATTAGACAGGCCATCTTTTGCAGAGATCCACCAAGCTTTTGAAACTATGTTCCATGACTCCAGCATCTCAGAag AGGTGGCAGAGGAGCTCTGCAAGACAGCCTCCTCTGGTCGCAGTGGTCCACTTCACTCGTTGAGCCATGACACGCCCCTGTTACCTTCCAAATCTCGTGCACTCCTCAAGCACACGGAAAACAAGGAGAATATCGAGGGTGGGCTGGACGGGCGGCCAGACCACGGCACTCACAGTCCCTCAG GCTGGACTTCTTTGTTGGGAGGCGACGGACGCTCAAGCAGCTCCCCAGCACTACCCCGAAAACAGCAGCCACGTGATAAATCACCCAGCAGCCTTTTAGAGGACACACTGGACATGGGGACGTTCACACGAGACCGCAAGACCAGCTTCTTCAGCTCCTTCATAAAAAAGAAGTCATCGTCGTCTTCCTGCTCACCATCCTCCCAGCACCAACAGAACCTCCCGACGCCTCCCAAAAGGAGCAGTTCCTTTCGAGAGATGGAGACGCAACCCCACAAGAAATATGAGCCCACTGCTGATTTCAGCGCTCCACCGCCGCTGCCACAGTCAGACAGTATAGGGGGCTTCTCTGCCTCTCCTTCTCATTCCCATGGAGAGCCCGCGCAGGCTCAGTCACGCTGCTGTGGAGCGGCATTTGGACAGAAGCCTTCTGGTGGAGGATTTGTTTCACAGGTAACAAGCGGCAGCAGCTGGGGAGGACTTGCCGGCTTTTTTACCCCCAGGCTTATCAAAAAGACCCTTGGGCTACGGACAGGAAAGGCGGTCTGCTCAGGGGATGGTGGAACCATGGTGGGAGGGCCTAAACCCTTACCTAGGTCCAATTCTACCTCCTCAATGTCATCTGGGTTGCCAGACTTGGAGCGTATTGCCCTGACTTTACCCAGGAACCGCAGTGCTAAAACACCTCTGGAGAGAACTGCCTCCACAACCTCCCAGCCAGAGAATGGGACCACACGGCCCACTGAAACTCTGCTCAGGAGGATGGATGAGGGGACCGCACAGATCAGGGAAAGACCCAAAGCCAAGCTGCTACCCCGAAGCACTGCTTCAGAAGGGAGGGCCGCATGTGTGGGTGGGGAAGTCGGGGAATCCGACGGCGTGTGTCGGGTGAGAGAGGAGGGCGTACAGCAGAGCTGGTCGTCCCCCTCTAAGACTTCTAGTTCAGCTGCTGCAGGTACACAAACTCACAACCACAAAGTTCCAGTTCTCATATCCCCCACGTTGAAGAACAGCCCAGGGGACGTACACCTCGTCGGGCTGGACTCTCAGGGGAACCGCTTCAAGCTGCTGTCCGATCACCAGGCGGACCGGGACAGGCCACGGCTAGTCAAACCCAAATGTGCCCCACCGCCTCCGCCAACCTTACGCAGCATGCAGCACTCCTACAGCAGTGAGGGAGAAGAGCAGGTAGTAGCCACACAGGTCGAAATCAACGGAGACACTTTAAAAGGTCATAAGTCAGGGCGGTTGTCAGGAGGAGTGACCATGTGTAGACCGACAGTTCCACCACCACAAGTGCCTGCTGCTTCCTCCCCTGCCAACACAACTCCCACTAAAATGGCCAACGGATCACCCAGCACCACCTCCTCCTCACACTCCAAAGTGGGACTGCGGCGAACCAGACAGCAGTCAGAAAGAGTGCCGCTGGAGCGTGTGAGCCGCGAGGCCCTACTGGAGTGCGCCGAGTGCTTGAGCAACGTCCTCCACAGCAGCCCCGAAAGCCCTTCCAGCAGCCAAGTACTGGACGCTGGCCACCAGCTGCTGGACTACTGCTCTGGTTACGTGGACTGCATCCCCCAGATGAGGAACAAGTTTGCCTTCCGGGAGGCGGTGGGGAAGCTGGAGCTCAGCCTGCAGGAACTGAGGGCCTCGTCTTCAGGAGGTGGTGGGGGGCTGAGCTGCGTGGGGTCCAATGCCGTAATAGACAACCTGCACAGCTGTATCAAAGAGATTAGCGATGTAGTTCAGAGGTAG
- the abl2 gene encoding tyrosine-protein kinase ABL2 isoform X5, whose product MYWELWLSQVTASAALQCMLVQKKEALHRPFGLDSAALTEAVRWSSKENLLGAAESDPNLFVALYDFVASGDNTLSITKGEKLCVLGYNQNGEWSEVRSKNGQGWVPSNYITPVNSLEKHSWYHGPVSRSAAEYLLSSLINGSFLVRESESSPGQLSISLRYEGRVYHYRINTSSDGKVYVTSESRFATLAELVHHHSTVADGLVTTLHYPAPKCNKPTVYGVSPIHDKWEMERTDITMKHKLGGGQYGEVYVGVWKKYNLTVAVKTLKEDTMEVEEFLKEAAVMKEVKHPNLVQLLGVCTLEPPFYIVTEYMPHGNLLDYLRDCDKEEVNAVVLLYMATQISSAMEYLEKKNFIHRDLAARNCLVGENHVVKVADFGLSRLMTGDTYTAHAGAKFPIKWTAPESLAYNTFSIKSDVWAFGVLLWEIATYGMSPYPGIDLSQVYDLLEKGYRMEQPEGCPPKVYELMRACWQWSPLDRPSFAEIHQAFETMFHDSSISEEVAEELCKTASSGRSGPLHSLSHDTPLLPSKSRALLKHTENKENIEGGLDGRPDHGTHSPSGWTSLLGGDGRSSSSPALPRKQQPRDKSPSSLLEDTLDMGTFTRDRKTSFFSSFIKKKSSSSSCSPSSQHQQNLPTPPKRSSSFREMETQPHKKYEPTADFSAPPPLPQSDSIGGFSASPSHSHGEPAQAQSRCCGAAFGQKPSGGGFVSQVTSGSSWGGLAGFFTPRLIKKTLGLRTGKAVCSGDGGTMVGGPKPLPRSNSTSSMSSGLPDLERIALTLPRNRSAKTPLERTASTTSQPENGTTRPTETLLRRMDEGTAQIRERPKAKLLPRSTASEGRAACVGGEVGESDGVCRVREEGVQQSWSSPSKTSSSAAAGTQTHNHKVPVLISPTLKNSPGDVHLVGLDSQGNRFKLLSDHQADRDRPRLVKPKCAPPPPPTLRSMQHSYSSEGEEQVVATQVEINGDTLKGHKSGRLSGGVTMCRPTVPPPQVPAASSPANTTPTKMANGSPSTTSSSHSKVGLRRTRQQSERVPLERVSREALLECAECLSNVLHSSPESPSSSQVLDAGHQLLDYCSGYVDCIPQMRNKFAFREAVGKLELSLQELRASSSGGGGGLSCVGSNAVIDNLHSCIKEISDVVQR is encoded by the exons ATGTACTGGGAACTGTGGCTCAGCCAGGTCACGGCCAGTGCTGCGCTGCAATGCATGCTGGTCCAGAAAAAAG AAGCTCTCCACAGGCCGTTCGGCCTGGACTCTGCGGCCCTGACAGAGGCGGTACGCTGGAGCTCCAAGGAAAACCTGCTGGGAGCGGCTGAGAGCGACCCCAACCTGTTTGTTGCACTTTATGACTTTGTTGCCAGTGGAGACAACACGCTCAGCATCACGAAAG GCGAGAAGCTGTGTGTGTTGGGCTACAACCAGAATGGAGAGTGGAGCGAGGTTCGCTCTAAGAACGGCCAAGGTTGGGTCCCGTCCAACTACATTACGCCTGTCAACAGTCTGGAGAAACATAGCTGGTACCACGGACCCGTGTCTCGCAGTGCCGCCGAGTACTTGCTGTCGTCTCTCATCAATGGCAGCTTCCTTGTCCGGGAAAGTGAGAGCAGTCCCGGACAGCTGTCCATTTCCCTCCGCTATGAGGGGAGAGTCTACCACTACCGGATCAACACTTCCTCAGATGGCAAG GTATATGTGACGTCTGAGAGCCGCTTTGCCACCCTGGCCGAGCTGGTCCACCACCATTCCACAGTAGCCGACGGCCTGGTCACCACACTGCACTACCCAGCGCCCAAGTGCAACAAGCCCACCGTGTACGGCGTGTCGCCCATCCACGACAAGTGGGAGATGGAGCGTACCGACATCACCATGAAGCACAAGCTGGGAGGAGGCCAGTACGGCGAGGTGTACGTGGGCGTGTGGAAGAAATACAACCTCACAGTGGCGGTCAAGACACTCAAG GAGGACACCATGGAAGTTGAGGAATTTCTGAAAGAGGCTGCTGTAATGAAGGAAGTAAAACATCCAAACCTTGTTCAACTTCTAG GTGTGTGTACTTTGGAGCCTCCGTTTTACATCGTGACCGAGTACATGCCACATGGCAACCTTCTGGACTACTTGAGAGACTGTGACAAGGAGGAGGTGAATGCTGTGGTTCTGCTCTACATGGCCACACAGATCTCCTCTGCAATGGAATACTTGGAGAAGAAGAATTTCATCCACAG GGATTTAGCGGCGAGGAACTGCCTGGTTGGGGAGAATCATGTTGTTAAGGTGGCAGACTTTGGTCTTAGCAGGTTGATGACTGGCGACACCTACACTGCGCATGCTGGGGCCAAATTCCCCATCAAATGGACCGCGCCCGAGAGCCTTGCCTACAACACCTTCTCAATCAAATCTGATGTATGGG CTTTTGGGGTCCTGCTGTGGGAGATTGCCACCTACGGTATGTCTCCGTACCCAGGCATTGATTTGTCTCAGGTCTATGACCTTCTGGAGAAGGGCTACCGCATGGAACAGCCCGAGGGATGCCCGCCAAAGGTCTATGAGCTTATGAGAGCAT GCTGGCAATGGAGTCCATTAGACAGGCCATCTTTTGCAGAGATCCACCAAGCTTTTGAAACTATGTTCCATGACTCCAGCATCTCAGAag AGGTGGCAGAGGAGCTCTGCAAGACAGCCTCCTCTGGTCGCAGTGGTCCACTTCACTCGTTGAGCCATGACACGCCCCTGTTACCTTCCAAATCTCGTGCACTCCTCAAGCACACGGAAAACAAGGAGAATATCGAGGGTGGGCTGGACGGGCGGCCAGACCACGGCACTCACAGTCCCTCAG GCTGGACTTCTTTGTTGGGAGGCGACGGACGCTCAAGCAGCTCCCCAGCACTACCCCGAAAACAGCAGCCACGTGATAAATCACCCAGCAGCCTTTTAGAGGACACACTGGACATGGGGACGTTCACACGAGACCGCAAGACCAGCTTCTTCAGCTCCTTCATAAAAAAGAAGTCATCGTCGTCTTCCTGCTCACCATCCTCCCAGCACCAACAGAACCTCCCGACGCCTCCCAAAAGGAGCAGTTCCTTTCGAGAGATGGAGACGCAACCCCACAAGAAATATGAGCCCACTGCTGATTTCAGCGCTCCACCGCCGCTGCCACAGTCAGACAGTATAGGGGGCTTCTCTGCCTCTCCTTCTCATTCCCATGGAGAGCCCGCGCAGGCTCAGTCACGCTGCTGTGGAGCGGCATTTGGACAGAAGCCTTCTGGTGGAGGATTTGTTTCACAGGTAACAAGCGGCAGCAGCTGGGGAGGACTTGCCGGCTTTTTTACCCCCAGGCTTATCAAAAAGACCCTTGGGCTACGGACAGGAAAGGCGGTCTGCTCAGGGGATGGTGGAACCATGGTGGGAGGGCCTAAACCCTTACCTAGGTCCAATTCTACCTCCTCAATGTCATCTGGGTTGCCAGACTTGGAGCGTATTGCCCTGACTTTACCCAGGAACCGCAGTGCTAAAACACCTCTGGAGAGAACTGCCTCCACAACCTCCCAGCCAGAGAATGGGACCACACGGCCCACTGAAACTCTGCTCAGGAGGATGGATGAGGGGACCGCACAGATCAGGGAAAGACCCAAAGCCAAGCTGCTACCCCGAAGCACTGCTTCAGAAGGGAGGGCCGCATGTGTGGGTGGGGAAGTCGGGGAATCCGACGGCGTGTGTCGGGTGAGAGAGGAGGGCGTACAGCAGAGCTGGTCGTCCCCCTCTAAGACTTCTAGTTCAGCTGCTGCAGGTACACAAACTCACAACCACAAAGTTCCAGTTCTCATATCCCCCACGTTGAAGAACAGCCCAGGGGACGTACACCTCGTCGGGCTGGACTCTCAGGGGAACCGCTTCAAGCTGCTGTCCGATCACCAGGCGGACCGGGACAGGCCACGGCTAGTCAAACCCAAATGTGCCCCACCGCCTCCGCCAACCTTACGCAGCATGCAGCACTCCTACAGCAGTGAGGGAGAAGAGCAGGTAGTAGCCACACAGGTCGAAATCAACGGAGACACTTTAAAAGGTCATAAGTCAGGGCGGTTGTCAGGAGGAGTGACCATGTGTAGACCGACAGTTCCACCACCACAAGTGCCTGCTGCTTCCTCCCCTGCCAACACAACTCCCACTAAAATGGCCAACGGATCACCCAGCACCACCTCCTCCTCACACTCCAAAGTGGGACTGCGGCGAACCAGACAGCAGTCAGAAAGAGTGCCGCTGGAGCGTGTGAGCCGCGAGGCCCTACTGGAGTGCGCCGAGTGCTTGAGCAACGTCCTCCACAGCAGCCCCGAAAGCCCTTCCAGCAGCCAAGTACTGGACGCTGGCCACCAGCTGCTGGACTACTGCTCTGGTTACGTGGACTGCATCCCCCAGATGAGGAACAAGTTTGCCTTCCGGGAGGCGGTGGGGAAGCTGGAGCTCAGCCTGCAGGAACTGAGGGCCTCGTCTTCAGGAGGTGGTGGGGGGCTGAGCTGCGTGGGGTCCAATGCCGTAATAGACAACCTGCACAGCTGTATCAAAGAGATTAGCGATGTAGTTCAGAGGTAG